One Terriglobia bacterium genomic window, TCGCTCTGAGTTAAATATCGCCAGCCGCAGTCGGGATGGTGGGGAAAGTGGGAAACGCGTAAGCGTTTTCCAAGGCGGCCTTGCCGCCGTCTTTTCCACCATCCGCTTTCCCTTGGCCCTTGACAAACCAGACAGTCGCTCCCCCCGGTTTCACCCAATCTCACCCAAGCTCACCCAATGTCACCCAAGAATCAGCTGAGGGCCACAGCCTTTGCCAAGTACCAAATACTAAGTACTAAGTACCAAGTACCTGTTTTTCCTGTTTTCAAAGATCTTTTTTGGCTGGATGCCAATCGCTAGATGTTAGCTCCCGTATATTAACTTTTTTTGTTCGCCTTCGCCATCACGAAGAAGGACATCGGCGCTCCCGTCTGTCAAGTGTCCTTTGGGACAAAATGGTTCATCTCGGCGCCTAGCACATTTCCGAAGATAGAAGCACATGTGGCACAGCCGCCGGGCGAGCAACCGGGCGAAGCGTCATGCGAGTAAAGCACGATATTCGAGATAACCCCGTGTTCCCAAACTCTGAACAACAGCACGGGCAATCTTCATCGCTTCATCGTCTCCTGACTTCAAAACCGTCTCCAGGATTTGCTTGAGATCGCTGACCCACAGCACAACATTCGCAAAATCTGAGTTCACGATAAACTGTGTGCTCTGAATAACCAGCTTTGGGAATTTCTCTGCTAATTTCGCAAGTCGCTCCAACGTTCCGAGTTTTGGCTCAAACGCACCATGTGACAACTGAAGGCTCTTATAAAGATGCTCAAGCGCCCACTGGTCATCAAAATGATTGCTGTTAAACCACCATCCGTATGCCGCGAGTTCGCGCTTATGCTGGGAATCATCCGGCAACGAAATACTTCTATCCCACAATCGTTTGAGTCTTTCTCCTTCGTCACCTGGAAGCTCTTTCGTCTCTTTTAGGGACTGCCCCAGGTACGTAACCATTCGTCCCAACAATTCGTCGCCGGCTCTCTTCAGAAAAGCGTCCAGAATACCGTTTTCCTCCAGGTCAATACGACCTCGCCAATATAGCTGCATCAGGTGGTGCATTAGACCCTCGTCCGGGTTCTCCACCATATGTCCCGTTCCGACAATTCTCGGCACACCGAGGTCATCCTGAACCGCAGACACGTACAGATCACGAAGCACATCGAAAGCAATGTCATAAGCGCGGTTCGCGACGAGGTAGGCTATCCACGCAACGTCGCGCAAAGATCGTTTTTCAGAATCAGGAGGAAATATTCTCGCTTTGTTTGTTTCGACCCATTGCCGATCAATACTGATGAGGAACGGCAGGAATTCGCCGTAAATCAGTCGTATGTCCAAAGATGGTTGAGCTTCGGGATCAAGACCGGATGCCAGCAGCTTTTCGGCTTCGGGTACTTCTGCCAGCGAAAACTTTGGCTGCTTCAGATTGTCGCGGCACCACTCAATGTACTGAAGTGCTACTCGCATTGCACGGGCTTCTGCGCGATTGACTGAATGACTCCAGATGTCTTTACTCTGCGAATCGGGGTCACTATATGCCAAGTCTTTAGACCCTTCTTTCGTTTGTACCAAAGCAGAAATCACGTTCCAGACTTGCTCACGCAGAGAGAACGGTATGGTTTTTTCCTTAAAGCCGTGCTCGATAAGGCTGACAATTGCCTGACGTGCCCAGCCCCAATCCGGGTCCTTTGTCCAATGATTGCCGCTACGACCAGGAATCTCAATTGGCTGTGAAATCACCCACAAGCACAGATCGAGCAGAGGTTCCCAATCGAAGTTGTTCTTGTTCCTTATCGCGCTTTCAAAGCCTTGTATCGCAGCGCGAACGTATGTGGGATCGGTTTCCTTCAAATCCTCAATTTGTTTGCTAAACTCCGCAGGGTTCTTCGCAACAATCCCAGTCAAGACTGCCCCCAATCCCTCTTCTGACGGAGAAAACGGTAGTGTCTGATCGGAGCCAGGACGCCATGTCTTGAGATACTCGATCAGATTTGGCACCGGCAACGTTTCCAACTCTTCTGACGGTTTGGGACTCCTTGAGCTAAGCTGATAAGCCCCGCCACGGGTACGCCTGCGGTCTGGCGGGTCGCCAAACTTTTCGTGAAGCGAGTCGTATCGTTTACGCCAATCGGCGTCCAACAATTCCTTTATCGGTCCCAAGCGCTCAAGACGCCAGTAGTCAACTGCATCATCAGCTTCTGTCTGAGAGAACCCGCGCTCCATAAGCCGCTCACGGTTCAATCCCTCTTCTATCCATCGCAGTATTTGTTCACGTTGTGGCGCATCGAGAAGCCCCAAGGCTCTTGCCGATAGCGCGTCATATTCAAACCGCAGGCCAACATCCTCAAATGCATCCTTATCAACCAGATATTGGGCGACGGCAGGAATTCCAGCGAGTTCCAAGTGTCGCCTGAGAAGCTCCAGTTCGATCCGTTTGAACACCTTGAATCGCCTGGCAGCTAAGATTTTCTGCACACTCTTCAACTGTTCTGATCCTTGAGATGCAAACATGTCGGCATAATGAACAACCGCTGGAACGAGAAATCGTTTGGGGTAGTCTGCTGTTTCTCCCCCACTGAGACTAGGCCTCCAAATGTAGGAATAGTCCTCAACTACTTCAGTCCCTTTTGTGAATTTGTGCTCAAAGCTGAGTGCTCTTTCCAAAAGAACACTGAGCAGTTCTACAAGGGAAGCGCCGAGCAGTTCTAAAAGCTCTGAGCCATTTCGCTGGAGAATCCACTGGCATTCATACGAAGCAAGCCGCGTGCGCGCTTCATGCTGGTATTCAGGATCAAGCGCTTTTAGTTCTTCCGAAACTGGTCTGGGATCGGGTATTACCTCAAGCGCAGCTCGAAGGACAGTCAGGGACGATTCATGTTTGCCGCCGCCTGCGAGATGGACTGCAAGGTCTCCCACCAAATGCCCCTGCATGATGTATGGGGATCGGATCATTTTTACGATCTGGGGCGTCAGACTGTCTGAGATGTCTGGCGGCATAGCCAGCGCAGCATTGAGGAATGATTGGAAGATATAGGGATTATCTGAATCAGGTAAGGTCGCCATGATCTCAGCGACCAATGCAGGCTCATGCGCCGCCATTCTTGATAAATACTTCAGCGGTTGCCACTGCTGAAATTCAATCGTGCCCCGCTCGGCGTCACGCTTAGGTACTGGAGGCGTTGAAAACCAACCCCTTTTTCGCAGAGGCTCGATCCAAGCTGGATTGTCGAGCCTCTCAAAAAAATACCGCTGCTGCTCAAAACGGACCATGCTGGCAACCGCTTTGTCAACGATTTCAGGAGTTGGTTTCTTCCAGGATGCCATCCAAGGTTCCTATCGACCCGAAGAACTCGCCGATGAATGCATCGAGATGAGCCTCCAGCGTTCTAAATTTGCTTTGCAACTCATCCTCATCAACCGTTTTCAAACCAGTACCGGCATGAGTGTACGCGACAAACCACTTTACCAATTGCATCCACTGATTTATCAATGGGAAAAGAACCTCTTGCCGATCTTTGTTTTCTGGTGCAACCGCTTCTACCATCCTCCTCGCCCGAGTGCGGCTGTTTTCGGAGACCTGTCTCTGAAGCCCTACAATGGTCTGAACTTGCCTGAATATCTGGTAGGGGATTGTTATCTCCGCAGTTGCTCGGTGCAAACTCCCATCCTCTTGACCGGCCAGAGCCGGGGCCAATTCAGCCCGGTCCAGCCCGTTCTTCGCCCACAGTTCTACAAGCGTCGTAAGGTCTCCAGGCATTTCCACGCGCTCTATTTTGGTGTCCGTAATAATGTCAGGGACGCGATTGCCAATATCTCTCGCGGCATGACAAATGAAATTGTGCCTTCCAGGAAATGCTGGATCATCAAGCAGGCGTATCGCTCCTCTGTACACTTCAGCGAGTTGCGGCGCTCTTTCGCTGAGCCATCCGGCAATACGTTCCTGATCGGGGCGCATGACTTGGTCATTATAAAATCGCGCAGCGGCATGGCATCACGAGATGCGTCGTTTCTTGCGATTTCGGTAATCCTGGCAATCTTGGCAATTTCTTACCCCACGGTCCTCTTCAACTGCCCGCACGCAGCGTAAATGTCCCGTCCCCGCGGCCGGCGGACGAACGCCGGGATCCCCGCTGCATTGAGCACTTGCTGGAAAGCCTTTACGCGGTCGTCAGCGGGAGTAGTGAAAGCAATGCCCGGCCCGGGATTGAGCGCAATAAGGTTCACCTTGCAGCGGATGCCGCGAACCAGTTCCACCACTTCCCTGGCATGTTCCGGATCGTCGTTCACGCCGCCCAGCAGGACGTATTCGAAGGTGATGCGTTCCCGGTTGCGCAGAGGAAAGTCGCGGGCGGCCTGCATCAGCGCCTGCAGGTTCCATTTGCGGTTGATGGGCATGATGCGCTCACGCACTTCGTCGTTGGACGCGTTAAGTGAGATGGCCAGCTTGGGACGCACGGCTTCGGCGCCGAAATCTCGTATGCGCGGCACAATGCCCGACGTCGAGACAGTCATGCGTGATTCGGGAATGCCTACGCCTTCCACCAGCAGGCGAGCGGCTTTGATGAAGTTCGCATAGTTCAAGAAAGGTTCGCCCATGCCCATGAAAACGATGTTCACGCGCTGGCGTTCCATGTCCACTTGGCGATCATTGAGCACGGCGATGACCTGTCCCACGATCTCACCGGCCGTGAGATTGCGTTTAACGCCCAGTTGCGCAGTCAGGCAGAACTGGCAGTTCACGGCGCAGCCCACCTGGCTGGAGACGCAGATTGTGGCGCGGTTCCAGTCGCTCTCGCCGGCTTCGGTGCCGTCGCCGGATTCGCCGCCGTCGCCCTCGGGCATCCAGACGGTTTCCACGGTCTCGCCGTCAGAGGTCGAGATCAGGTAGCGGATGGTGCCGTCGGATGACTGGAAGCTCTTTTCGATGCGAAGCTGGCCGATGTCCAGGCCAGCTTTCAGCAGAGTTGACCGGAACTGCTTGGGCAAAGTGGTGACCGAATCGAGCGAACCCAGGCGTTGGGGATAGATGGCGTCAAAAAGCTGGCGGGCGCGATATTCAGGCTGGCCGTGCGCCAGCACAAGCTGGCTAAGCTCTTGAAAATCAAGACCCAAGAGGCCGATTTGTGGTTCGTCTGCCATACCGGAGACTGCCTTATGGTCAATTTTACTAGGGGTTCCAGGAGTGATGCGAGGTTAGGCCGGCATCCACGCCTAACTATAAGAAAATAATACCCATATAAATGCCCCTGCGACCGTGGCTGGCGTGTGAGAATCATATAGATACCAACTTGAGCTCACCCAAGCGGCACCGGCCGAGCAAGGCAAGCAAGAGTCGAGGACAAATGCTTCAAAAAGAAACCATGATGAGTCGGCTTGTCGTCCTTGCCCTTTGCGTTAGTTACGTGTGTCTCAGTGCCCAAGCACTGCGAAATAAAGACGAGGATTCTAATAGAGCTGACGTTCCAACCCTGACGGTTTGCCAGGCCCTTGCGCACGCGTCAGAGTATGACGGGAAGATGGTGCGAATTCGTGATCGGGTGCTTGCAACGGACGAGGGCACGAGCTTCTTTGGACAAGAGTGCCCCGGAATCTTTACCAGTTCTGGCAAAGTCTGGCCCAGCGTTGTGGCTTGGACCATGCCCACTGAATCAGGTTTTATCTTCCACTCCGTCAATTTCCGCTTTGACTGGGAATCTGGCAAGAGAGTAGACAAAGAGTGGGAAAGGCTCAGGAAGCAGTTCCCCGACAGATGTATCGCTGTGACTTACACAGGAATGTTCGAAAGTTGGTCACCCGACAAAGCCAGGAAGACGTACACCAACGGCACCACGGTGGAGATTCCTGGTTTCGGACATCTGAATGGGGCGCCAGCTCAACTCATACTCCAGTCTGCGAACGATGTATCAGCGATCCCGAATTGCAAGAGGAAGAAATGATGAGGATTAACAGATGCCGGATCGCGGGACCATTCTTGGTGGCCAAATGATGGAAGCTACCGCCCTAAAACGCACACAGAGTGAAGCACGGGACATCCACCGGGAAGTCCTGCCCAATGGTTTGATTGTGCTTAGTGAAGAGATGCCGCACATTCGCTCCATCGCCATTGGCATCTGGATGAAGACCGGATCGCGCGACGAAGTTTCCGAGATGAACGGCATCTCGCACTTCATCGAGCACATGGTGTTCAAGGGCACCAAGAACCGCACCGCGCGGGACATTGCCCGCCAGGTCGACTCCATCGGCGGCAACATGGACGCCTTCACCGGCAAGGAAACCATCTGCTTCAACATCAAAGTCCTGGACGAACACGTTCCGGTGGCCATTGATATCCTGAGCGACCTGGTGCTGAACCCGGTGTTTGACGCCAAGGACATCACGCGGGAAAAAGGCGTGATCCTGGAAGAAATCAAGATGGACGAGGACAACCCGGATTACCTTGTCCACGAAATCTTTACGCAGAATTTCTGGAAAGACCATCCGCTGGGCAAGCCGATTCTGGGGACCAAAGAGACCGTCCGCTCGTTTGAGCAGGACCGGCTGTTTGATTTCTACCGCCACCGCTTTGTGCCCAACAACATGATCATCTCGGCCGCCGGCAATTTGAACCACGCACGCTTCATGGACCTGATCAAGCAGCGCTTTGCCGGGTTGAACACCGTGCCCAACGGCTTCCACCTGCCGGCGCCGGCCATTACGCCGCGGATCGTCACCCGCAACAAGAAATCCCTGGAGCAGGTGCAGCTTTGCATGGGCGTGCCGTCGCATCCCATC contains:
- the rlmN gene encoding 23S rRNA (adenine(2503)-C(2))-methyltransferase RlmN, whose translation is MADEPQIGLLGLDFQELSQLVLAHGQPEYRARQLFDAIYPQRLGSLDSVTTLPKQFRSTLLKAGLDIGQLRIEKSFQSSDGTIRYLISTSDGETVETVWMPEGDGGESGDGTEAGESDWNRATICVSSQVGCAVNCQFCLTAQLGVKRNLTAGEIVGQVIAVLNDRQVDMERQRVNIVFMGMGEPFLNYANFIKAARLLVEGVGIPESRMTVSTSGIVPRIRDFGAEAVRPKLAISLNASNDEVRERIMPINRKWNLQALMQAARDFPLRNRERITFEYVLLGGVNDDPEHAREVVELVRGIRCKVNLIALNPGPGIAFTTPADDRVKAFQQVLNAAGIPAFVRRPRGRDIYAACGQLKRTVG
- a CDS encoding insulinase family protein; translation: MEATALKRTQSEARDIHREVLPNGLIVLSEEMPHIRSIAIGIWMKTGSRDEVSEMNGISHFIEHMVFKGTKNRTARDIARQVDSIGGNMDAFTGKETICFNIKVLDEHVPVAIDILSDLVLNPVFDAKDITREKGVILEEIKMDEDNPDYLVHEIFTQNFWKDHPLGKPILGTKETVRSFEQDRLFDFYRHRFVPNNMIISAAGNLNHARFMDLIKQRFAGLNTVPNGFHLPAPAITPRIVTRNKKSLEQVQLCMGVPSHPISHEKRYVSYVLNTLLGGGMSSRLFQKVREEQGLVYSIYSDLNPYRDTGCMAIYAGTSLESTRQVVDSVLAEFRELKSEPLSAEELRRAKDQLKGGLMLSLESSTARMSNLARQEMYFDRFFSLDETIAQIEIVTAEEIREMANELFEADKLAITVLGNLDGLKLSRESLEW